GCCGTGCATCCAGGCTTGAACCATGACACGCATCTATCTCCAGTACTGCGACATCAGCATCGAAGCCGGGGCGGATTGCCCTGTGCAACATCGCCAGCAAATCGCCATCGAACGCGAAACGCTGGAAACCGCAGGCAACCCGATTCCGATACTGAACACTGCCGATGTCGCCCAGGTATTCAGCCTGGGGCTTTCGGTGGTAGTGCTGTTCTTCCTGCTGGGGCGCGGTGTTGGCACCGTATTGAACCTGATCCGCAGGGGTTAGGTAAATCCGACAGGCAGGCGGTTTCTTGCCCAATTCTCAAGAAAAGGAACTTCACATGAAGAAGCTGAAATTCAACCTCAAGCCGGTGGCCGCTGCTGTGGGCGCTACCGCACTGACGCTGGCATCGGGTGCCGTCATGGCCCAGGAGGCAGGCAGCATCGACCTAACCGCGATCACGGGCGCATTCAGCGCTTCGGATGTCATTACAGCGGTGATGGCTGTGGCCGGTGTGCTGGCAACGATCTACGCCACCATGACCGCCGCACGTATGGCGCTTCGCTGGATTCGTGGCGGTTGATCCGGTCACATGACTGACTCGGGCAGGACTGGCCATCCTGCCTGAGCATCCACCTCTTTGGAGCTTGCAAATCGTGATTACTCAGCTTTGGTATCTCGTCATCTTTGCCTGGGGCATTGCGTGTGCTTGTGCATTGATCAAAGGATTGGAGTAATGAGCCTATACCGCTTCATGATCGTTTTTTTTGTCTGGCTGCTGATTTCTTTTCAGCCCGTCTTTTCCCAAGCACTCCCGACGCCTATACCAGAGCCTGAACGCGTCACACGCGCAATATCAGGCACATTGCAGCAAGGCATGCAGCGGCGCGGCTTTGCTGCAAACGATCATCGTTTCATGAACACGGTTGCGAGGGCCACCCCAGGACTATCTACGGTAGCAGGCAGTACCGCAGCAGTGGTAACGGTGGGGGCTGTGACAGCTCCTGCTTGGGCAACAGTAGCTATTGCAGCAGGCATTGGGGCCGTTGTCACTTATGCAGTTAGTTTGGGCCTTGATGCGTTGGTGAACTGGTTCTTCCGCGATGATGGTTTGATTGACCAATCCAGCGATATGGCTGGTGAACGTGATCCTTCATCGGGCATTACTCCCGGTGTTCCTGCATGGCGGGCAACTGTTTGGACTGATCGCTACACCTCGCATGAGGCATGGGGAGGTGACGGCTATGCAATGGCAAAACAGGCATATTTCAGTCGTAAATCTGTTCTGGGGGAAACGCCAGACCCGAACATTCAATGTAGCGCACACTCAGCGACAAACATATTCTGTGAACTACAAGGTGCGGTGCTCGACATGAACGGGCCTCCTAATCAGTGCGCGAAAGGGACATTCTTTGCAGCCGATCTAGGATGCACAGGCTACACATTCCCTGCTGAAAATATCGTGGATGACCGAGACGGTTTGACGCCACAAGAAGCTATCGAAGCTTTACCCGAAGAAGTACTTGCGCAGCCATTGAATCCCGCTTTGCTGGCTGGTCTTGCCAATCGCGCATGGCAGCAAGCTGCATCTGAGCCGGGCTATGACGGCTTGCCATACCCACAATCAAATCCTTTGACCGCAGAGGATGTTGCGCCCTGGGTCCAAGCCAATCCAGAGCTTGCGCCTACAGTGCGAGATTTCGTTTCTCCAAACCCAGTTACGAATGACAGGCCGAATCCTTGGGCGTTGCCTTCAAACCCTACGGCATCACAACCAACGCCAGCCAATCCGAATAGCAACGCAAGTAATCCCGGCGCGGAGAATCCAGTCACCAATCTTGGACCGGACCCAGGCATCGGTGCCCCGACGCTGGAAGCTATCCCCACGGCGCAGCAAATCGCACAGCCCATTCTGGACATGATGCCCGACCTGCGGGGTTACTCGCCATCGTCACATACCGGCGAATGCCCACGCCCGACCATCGAGCTGTATGGAACGCATGTGCTCGATGCCCACTGTGCCCTAATCGACGACAACAAAGCCATCATCCAGGCCGCCATGCTGCTGGCCTGGGCGCTGATCGCGCTGTTCACCGTCTTGTCTGCGTGAGGTCACCATGTTTGGAATTCTTCTTTCTGCACTGAACAGCATCCTGGCCTGGGTATTCCGTTCCCTCCTAGTCAAGTTCGTACTGTTCTTCGCGCTGTACTTCATCACCTCGGAATTCGTCGGCTTCATCGTGGCGCTGCTGCCCGGAACCGGGGCCGTGGATGATGCGCTGTCCGGCATCGGTGCCGCCACATGGTATTTCCTGGACGTGTTCCAGATACATGCTGGTATCGCTATGGTGGTGTCGGCCTATGCCACGCGATTCATTATTCGGCGTATGCCGATCATTGGATAAATCATGGCTATTACTGTTTACACGGGGCTGATGGGATCAGGAAAAAGCTATGAGTGCGTGTCCTCTGCCATTGTGCCTGCCGTTAAGGCTGGTCGCCGAGTGATTACGAATGTGGACGGTATCGACAATGATGCAATTCGGGCTTATTGCCAGGAAAAGTATGCTGTTCCACCGGAACGTCTGGGATCAGTTGTTCATTGTAAGAACGAGGATGTTGAAAAAAGCGACTTTTTCCCTTATGGCGAGGACGTCGATACTTTTTGCCAGCCAGGTGACCTTATCTGCATTGACGAGGCATGGAGATTTTGGGGGGCTGGGGACGGAAGGTTACTTAAAGAACACAAGATTTTTTTCCGAGAGCATCGCCATTACATTCACCCTCAAACAAAAGTTTGCTGCGATTTAGTGTTGATGGTGCAGGACATTTCTGACTTGACTAAACCCCTAAAAGTTATTGTAGAAGTCACATTTAGAACCACTAAGATCAAAACCCTCGGCTGGAACAAGACTTACCGCGTTGAAATGTGGGAAGGCTACAACCTGAACAAGAAAACCCGTGTTGCTGTTCAGAACAAAAGATATGACCCCCAAATTTTCCCGCTCTACAGTAGTTACACCGGCGGTGCAGGCAAGGAACTGCAAGTCGATGACCGTCAGAACGTTCTGAAAAGCCCCAAGCTCTGGATTCTGGCCGTCTTGATCATCGGCCTGTTCAGCGTCAGCGTATACACATTGATGGGCTTCTTCGGCAGCAAGCCAGAAACCGACAATGCAGCCACATCAACGGCTTACGTCGATTCCAAGACAAACTCAGCGTTACCCGCATCCGCACCAGCAGCGCGCGCTCAACCCAGGCAAGCCATGTCCACGTCCTGGCGACTGATCGGCACCATGCAGGCAGGCAAGAATGCCTATGCCGTTATCCAGTCCACCGATGGCCGTATGCGGCTTGAACATCCTTCCAACTTCCAGAATAGCGGTGCCGTCATGATCGGTGAGGTCGATGGCGAACGCATCACCGCCTGGAGCGGCAGCAAACCCACTTCCAAAGGCCAATAAATGAAACTGCGTATCCTGGTATCCATTCTGTCTCTGGCCCTGGCTGGCACCGCTCACGCCAAGGCGGTCAATCTCGACCTGCAAGGGGCAAGCATTTCCGAAGTTGTGCAGCTCATCTACCGCGAAGCCACGACTACACCCTATGTCCTGGCTCCGGACGTGCTGGAAGACGAGCGGTTGGTGTCGTTCCGCTACAAGGACAACCAGGGCAAGCTGTCGCTGTTCATGCAGTACTTCCTGGACAGCCTGGGCTACATGGTCGAGCGCAAATCAGGTGTGGACTTTGTGCGCAAGCGTGTCGAGGGTGAGCCACCTATCCAGGCCGAGCACATCTACATCTACCAGCCACAGTACCGCGAAGTGTCGTACCTGTCGCGCACCTTGGCTCCGCTGTTCAAGGGTTCGTTTGTCACCAATCGCAGCGTCAGGGCCACGCCGGAAGCTAGCCCCAAGGGTGACGTACCAATCTCGTCGGCGGCATCGCTGATTGACCAATCTTCCGATGTGCTGGTGTTTGCCGGTGCTGAGGAAGAAATCGCTCGCTTACGTGAATTTCTGCCACAGGTGGATAGACGCATTGGAGAGGTCGCCGTGCGTGGGTTGGTCTATGAGGTCAGTAACACCGACCGGCAAGGATCAGCCTTTGGTCTGCTGGCAAACCTGCTGGGTGGCCATGTCGGCATCGGCATTGGCTCCACAGCCACGAACCTCGGCAACTTCATTCAGATCAAGAACACGAGCCTGGATGCCGTCTATTCCATGCTGTCGAGCGATAGCCGCTTCAAGGTGGTGTCGTCGCCTGCGCTGCGCATCCAGTCAGGATCACAAGGTATCTTCTCGGTCGGCCAGGATGTGCCTGTGCTGGGCGCTTTGTCCTATCCGCAAGGTGCAGGTCAAGCCGTGCAGTCGGTCGAGTATCGCAGCTCCGGCGTCATCTTCGACATCCGGCCAGTGGTGAAGGAAGGCATCATCGACCTAGATATCACGCAACAGCTCTCCAACTTCGTGAAGACGACAACCGGCGTCAATAATTCGCCCACGCTGACCAAGCGGGAACTTAAAACGAAGGTCGGCATGCAGGATGGTGATGTGATCGTGCTTGGTGGTTTAACCGAGAGTAAGGACACCAACACCAGGGACGGCCTGAGTTTCTTGCCACGGTTCCTGCATACTACCGGGTATGAGCAATCAAGCAGTGAAATCCTGTTGGTGCTTCAAGTGCAGCGCGTACCGGGCGATCCGCTGTAAGTTGAGTACGTGAAATCGCTAATAGGCTTTCTGAAATATGAGAAAAAAGACAAGTCAACCTACCCATGTAGCGGTGCGGGTCAAGCAAATCAGCAGTAAGCAACACGTAGACTCGTTGGATCAGCATGCTTACGTCTGCCAGCCGGGTGATCGGCTGTCTGCTACGCTTCGGCCGCCTTACGCCATGCAAGTGTTACTGGCAGCTTCTGAATACCCACGCGATCAAGTAAAGGAAGACAGAGAATGGGTGTATGTCCCGCTTGTTGGCGATGAATTGCTTTGATATGCCCGATGCAGTGGGTGTTTTGAGGGTATTCACGAGTACGTGAAATCGCTAATATTTCGGTGCTGTAGTCTACGGAGTACAGAAATTCATGGGTTGCACGATGTTGATGAGCGGGCTATGGTTTTTCCGTTCTTGTTTGGAGGAACTATGAAGCTCAAACTGTTTGTTGGGATTGCCGCCATCACTGTACTGTCAGCATGCAGCTCGGAAAAAGAGCATGATGTGCAGTACTACATCGACAACCCGACTGAACGCGCAGCGAAAATCGAAGAATGCGTGAATAACCCTGGCAAACTCGACAGCACAGTAAATTGCGTGAATGCTAAAGAGGCACAGGTGCGCCAGGAGTTCAGCTCGGAGAACAAAGGGATGCCCAGCATCCGTTCTAACTGACGGCCTTCAAGGTCTGCAAGTTCAACAGCGTGAACTTGCCGTCATCGCGCCATCCACCGGTGTCGATGAAATACACGTTACCCAACTGCGCCATCTTGCTCACGGTCATGTGACCATGCACGATGGCGCGAACACTGCGGACAGGCTGCTTGTATCCAGTGCGGTAGCGGTCGATAGACCAAAGGCAGGTATCTTCGTCCTCGGCGCTGAAGCGGTGCTCGTATAAGGCCCGCCAGTCGTCATATGGGAAGTCGGCATGGATGATGCCCACTGGCCCATTTGCTGTGTCTACTTCAATCGCCAAGGGCAGTTCACGCAGGCTTTGTGCAATACGCTGCTGCATCAGCTCGTCTAGGCTGTCGAGCCATTTCCCGCCATGTGCGGCATGGTCAATATCTGGCAGTGGATCACCCAATGCCCTGCGCCATGTCATCAGGTCATGATTGCCACAGACTGAATAAAACCAAGGTTGCGCAAGCCATTCCAGCACCAGGGCTGACTCAGGCCCTCGGTCTACCAGATCACCAACGGCGAACAGCCGGTCATGCACCGGTGAAAACCGTATCTTGCGCAGCGCAGTATCCAGCTTGCTGAAACAGCCGTGAATGTCGCCAACCGCGAAGTCTCGTCCCTGTGTATTCAGGCTGAAGCGGCGCAGACGTAACGTGTCTTGCATTGTCTGTCGTCGGAGAGAACATAACAGAGCAACTTACCTAGACTGCGTGCGCCATGTCAAGGACGGGCACGGAAGCCGCAGCCCGGCTTGCCGGGACCGGGTGAGTACGCGGCGTAGCGAATCCTTGACGCACCTCGGATAAGGCACGCTGTTGGTAGGGTTGCAGGGGCTTTTGACCCTGAAACCCTGCCAAGCGGTGAGCGTGGACTGCAACAAACGGCATGGCCAAAGATGCAAAAAGTTTCATTTGGATGTATAAACACATGCTCATATACACAGATGGTAAGGGCATTGCTCCCAAATAGCTGAGTTATAGTCGAATCGTATATATCAGTGTTTTCTTTATCTCAATCATAATTTTGTCGCATAACTTTAGAGAATAATTAATGGCTAGATATATTAGCAAAGAGATATTATGTGAGGCATACACTCACTTAAACATTGATCGCTATCACACAGCAGATGCACGTGAGAAGTTAAAAAATCAATTACTGCCTTTTTTTGAGGAACGGGCTAAGTTTTTGCTTGGTGATGACGTT
This genomic window from Alcaligenes faecalis contains:
- a CDS encoding DUF2523 family protein, with the translated sequence MFGILLSALNSILAWVFRSLLVKFVLFFALYFITSEFVGFIVALLPGTGAVDDALSGIGAATWYFLDVFQIHAGIAMVVSAYATRFIIRRMPIIG
- a CDS encoding zonular occludens toxin domain-containing protein; its protein translation is MAITVYTGLMGSGKSYECVSSAIVPAVKAGRRVITNVDGIDNDAIRAYCQEKYAVPPERLGSVVHCKNEDVEKSDFFPYGEDVDTFCQPGDLICIDEAWRFWGAGDGRLLKEHKIFFREHRHYIHPQTKVCCDLVLMVQDISDLTKPLKVIVEVTFRTTKIKTLGWNKTYRVEMWEGYNLNKKTRVAVQNKRYDPQIFPLYSSYTGGAGKELQVDDRQNVLKSPKLWILAVLIIGLFSVSVYTLMGFFGSKPETDNAATSTAYVDSKTNSALPASAPAARAQPRQAMSTSWRLIGTMQAGKNAYAVIQSTDGRMRLEHPSNFQNSGAVMIGEVDGERITAWSGSKPTSKGQ
- a CDS encoding type II secretion system protein GspD — its product is MKLRILVSILSLALAGTAHAKAVNLDLQGASISEVVQLIYREATTTPYVLAPDVLEDERLVSFRYKDNQGKLSLFMQYFLDSLGYMVERKSGVDFVRKRVEGEPPIQAEHIYIYQPQYREVSYLSRTLAPLFKGSFVTNRSVRATPEASPKGDVPISSAASLIDQSSDVLVFAGAEEEIARLREFLPQVDRRIGEVAVRGLVYEVSNTDRQGSAFGLLANLLGGHVGIGIGSTATNLGNFIQIKNTSLDAVYSMLSSDSRFKVVSSPALRIQSGSQGIFSVGQDVPVLGALSYPQGAGQAVQSVEYRSSGVIFDIRPVVKEGIIDLDITQQLSNFVKTTTGVNNSPTLTKRELKTKVGMQDGDVIVLGGLTESKDTNTRDGLSFLPRFLHTTGYEQSSSEILLVLQVQRVPGDPL
- a CDS encoding EexN family lipoprotein, with amino-acid sequence MKLKLFVGIAAITVLSACSSEKEHDVQYYIDNPTERAAKIEECVNNPGKLDSTVNCVNAKEAQVRQEFSSENKGMPSIRSN
- a CDS encoding metallophosphoesterase; amino-acid sequence: MQDTLRLRRFSLNTQGRDFAVGDIHGCFSKLDTALRKIRFSPVHDRLFAVGDLVDRGPESALVLEWLAQPWFYSVCGNHDLMTWRRALGDPLPDIDHAAHGGKWLDSLDELMQQRIAQSLRELPLAIEVDTANGPVGIIHADFPYDDWRALYEHRFSAEDEDTCLWSIDRYRTGYKQPVRSVRAIVHGHMTVSKMAQLGNVYFIDTGGWRDDGKFTLLNLQTLKAVS